From a region of the Synechococcus sp. PCC 7502 genome:
- a CDS encoding FecR domain-containing protein: MIYRQGLKLLVLLGILLIPACVSNPPKPFSSEPIPSEAIGEITEIADRPVSIRLVQTNQDIVANLGKVIKLEEPVRTQGDALAQITLKTGVVIRMQGDTLVTINADNKIDLAKGKILVWVPANTTAQIKVSGAIASVKNATVYINSAQNLQIIGLQGTTEVLPVNAPINAIDASTTSNTPKLLVLKAGQNLLISQDGKYSPPKTLTTEDLKTQFKQIKLLSGFNSRLGSQEIISTNLKIPISPTDFVIPPNRPTPPKPSPVYYQEPYYPVEKTTQTRRSPATSPPTPVEVTNKAPQEIPPAPVQSPMEPEVVPNDTPPQPTQPEETEPSN, from the coding sequence ATGATATATCGTCAAGGGTTAAAGTTATTGGTATTACTCGGGATTTTACTTATTCCTGCCTGTGTGAGTAATCCGCCCAAGCCCTTTAGCTCTGAACCTATTCCCAGTGAAGCAATCGGGGAGATTACGGAAATAGCAGATCGTCCTGTATCAATTCGGCTGGTGCAAACTAATCAAGATATTGTTGCCAATCTCGGCAAAGTTATTAAGCTGGAAGAGCCAGTTCGGACTCAAGGTGATGCCTTAGCCCAAATCACGTTAAAAACTGGAGTCGTAATTCGGATGCAGGGTGATACCCTTGTAACTATTAATGCAGATAATAAAATCGACCTTGCTAAGGGGAAAATTTTAGTTTGGGTACCTGCGAATACAACTGCCCAGATCAAAGTTAGTGGAGCGATCGCCTCTGTTAAGAATGCCACAGTTTACATTAACTCAGCCCAAAACTTGCAGATCATAGGCTTACAGGGAACAACCGAGGTATTACCCGTAAATGCACCCATAAATGCAATAGATGCCTCAACTACATCAAATACGCCTAAACTACTAGTGCTAAAAGCAGGGCAGAATCTCTTAATCAGTCAGGATGGCAAATATTCCCCTCCAAAAACTTTAACCACAGAAGATTTAAAAACTCAATTTAAACAAATCAAGCTTCTATCTGGTTTTAACAGTAGATTGGGCAGCCAAGAGATCATCTCCACTAATCTCAAAATTCCCATTAGTCCCACTGACTTTGTAATTCCTCCCAATCGTCCAACTCCACCTAAACCCAGCCCTGTGTATTATCAGGAACCTTATTACCCTGTGGAGAAAACTACTCAGACTCGGAGATCGCCTGCTACTTCACCACCTACCCCTGTTGAGGTTACGAATAAAGCCCCACAGGAAATCCCCCCTGCCCCTGTGCAATCTCCTATGGAACCTGAAGTTGTCCCCAATGACACCCCACCTCAACCAACACAGCCCGAAGAAACCGAACCATCAAATTAA